CGCCGTCCCGCCCGGCTGTACCGCGTTCACCTGCGCGCTTGTGTCCATGGCCGAAGTATCTCAACGGTTCAGTGCAGCCACGCACGCAGCGTGGTTCCCCGCTCAGCCCGGCAGTCGCTGCGTCACCCGCCACAGCCGGCGCGGCAGTTCGCCCTCCTCGAAGGCGTACACGTCGACGCCTTCCCAGCCTTCCGCCAGTTCCTCCACCAGCGTGCGGTCGAAGAAGTGCACCGCGAAGCCGCCGTGTTCGAAGATGTCGTCGCCGTGGGAGACGCCGGCGCCGTAGTGGGCGTCCCCGATGTGGCGGACGGAGTAGACGAAGGCACCGCCGGGGCGCAGCACGCGGCGTACCTCGGTGACGAGGGCGTGGATCTCCTCGGTGGACAGGGCCATGCACAGCAGCATGTGCGCGAACACCCCGTCCTCGGACGCGTCGGGCAGCGGCAGCGCCTCGCGTACGTCGTGGACCGTCGTCGTCACCGACAGGCCGGACCCGGCCGCCCGGGCGCGGAGTTGCTCCAGGCCCTCGGCGCTGAAATCCGTGGCGTGCACGGCGAAGCCCTCGCGGGCGAAGTACAGGGCGTCCCGTCCGTGCC
This genomic window from Streptomyces sp. DG2A-72 contains:
- a CDS encoding class I SAM-dependent methyltransferase, producing MGEREQDEALAREQRQHWQRTYAGHPGMYGDEPSAPAVHAAEVFRRAGAHEVLELGAGHGRDALYFAREGFAVHATDFSAEGLEQLRARAAGSGLSVTTTVHDVREALPLPDASEDGVFAHMLLCMALSTEEIHALVTEVRRVLRPGGAFVYSVRHIGDAHYGAGVSHGDDIFEHGGFAVHFFDRTLVEELAEGWEGVDVYAFEEGELPRRLWRVTQRLPG